Within the Enterobacter bugandensis genome, the region ATCCTGCCGGGTAAAGAGGTTTCTTTTTATTTTGAGCAGAGCGACAAACTATGCATGATTTTTGCATATATCCAGATTGCACAGTTTAGTTCGTTTGTTAACGAGCTTTCAGAAGGAATAACACTATGATCGCCTTGAATAAAAAATGGTTATCGGGTCTGGTTGCGGGTGCTCTGATGGCCGTCTCTGCCGGCACGCTCGCTGCGGAACAAAAAACGCTGCACGTATACAACTGGTCTGACTATATTGCGCCGGACACGGTCGCTAATTTTGAAAAAGAGACCGGCATTAAAGTGGTCTATGACGTTTTCGATTCCAATGAAGTGCTGGAAGGAAAGCTGATGGCAGGCAGCACCGGTTTTGACCTGGTCGTACCTTCCGCAAGCTTCCTGGAACGTCAGCTGACGGCGGGCGTCTTCCAGCCGCTGGACAAGAGCAAGTTATCGAACTGGAAAAACCTCGATCCGGAAGTGCTGAAGCTGGTGGCGAAGCACGACCCGGACAACAAATACGCCATGCCTTACCTGTGGGCGACCACCGGTATCGGCTACAACGTGGATAAAGTCAAAGCCGCGCTGGGCCCGGACGTTAAGCTGGACAGCTGGGACGTGGTGCTGAAGCCGGAAAACCTTGAGAAGCTGAAAAGCTGCGGCGTCTCCTTCCTCGATGCGCCGGAAGAGATTTTCGCCACCGTGCTGAACTACCTGGGCAAAGACCCGAACAGCAATAAAGCCGATGATTACACCGGCCCGGCGACCGATCTGCTGCTGAAGCTGCGTCCAAACATTCGCTACTTCCACTCGTCACAGTACATCAACGACCTGGCGAACGGCGACATCTGCGTGGCGATCGGCTGGGCAGGGGACGTGTGGCAGGCGGCGAACCGCGCGAAAG harbors:
- the potF gene encoding spermidine/putrescine ABC transporter substrate-binding protein PotF gives rise to the protein MIALNKKWLSGLVAGALMAVSAGTLAAEQKTLHVYNWSDYIAPDTVANFEKETGIKVVYDVFDSNEVLEGKLMAGSTGFDLVVPSASFLERQLTAGVFQPLDKSKLSNWKNLDPEVLKLVAKHDPDNKYAMPYLWATTGIGYNVDKVKAALGPDVKLDSWDVVLKPENLEKLKSCGVSFLDAPEEIFATVLNYLGKDPNSNKADDYTGPATDLLLKLRPNIRYFHSSQYINDLANGDICVAIGWAGDVWQAANRAKEAKNGVNVSYFIPKEGALAFFDVFAMPADAKNKEEAYQFLNYLMRPEVIAHISDHVYYANGNKASVPLVSEAIRSNPAIYPPADVFAKLFTLKVQDPKIDRVRTRAWTKVKSGK